The Hippoglossus hippoglossus isolate fHipHip1 chromosome 16, fHipHip1.pri, whole genome shotgun sequence genomic sequence TGTATGTGTATATACCCACCGccctttttttaatgaagtgatATGTCTGAGGTAATTTCTCTCACATTCTTTCCACACGCTCCCCACGCAGCAGCAGGATGGCTCTCTGGGCTCTGAGGCAACAACTTCTGAGAAGCAGCAGTAGCTGTGGAGCCTGGGGCAGGTAAATGATAAACACCAAGTGCACTGAGTTGAAAACGAATGAACAACGTGTACTTATCGTGCAGTGCTGACACTTTTAACATGGTGATCAATAGAATGAATTACTAGTTTGATTCTGTTTCATAACAAATTTCTGTTGGAATCAGGGATAACTCACTGTAATGTGCTCGTGCAAATGGCTCATGTGTTTACTTCAGAGGTAATGGAGTTCATTAAAAGCAGCATCCTCCTGTTTGTGAGTGTATGCATTACCATTTCTTTACACCACAATTATACACAGGCCTTGAAGTCAACGTCTGATCATATAAATAACAAcattaaagctttttttcttgagcagcagcgccccctgcagccccACATCGTTATTATTTCTGTTGGGCTCAGTGTCCGAGCCattaagttgtttttatgttaagaaaaaaagaaactctaTCAATGTGTTGACCAGGGCTCTGACGGCACCGTCCCTCTCACTCAACTCAAACACAACTGAATGGTGGATATTATGATCCCTGGCCTCCTGAACCAGCTGCtctaacaaatacaccaaacttcTTGATATGAAATGTTTCCTCGCTGAGTATTAGAGATAAATGCTGgttatttaaagtctttttaaaAGTTCTACAATTCAGCAATACTTTTGAActtgctgggcctgattctggcaactatcagtcagttacacactgctTCTACTAATTTTGAAGCTGCTTTTTTAACATGCTTTCCATGATGACAGACAGCATTCATATGATGTATACACGGTTATTCCTTTAAGGTTactgcagaggcagagcagtGGCTGTGTTTACTCCAACATCCACGGCTACGACCAGCTGGAGGTCAGAGAGAAGCTCCAGGCTTTTCCTGGTGGCTCCATCGATCTGCTCAAGCAGGACTCTGGTGTAGCCGTGCTGACCATCAACCACCCAACCCGCATGAACGCCCTGTCTGGTGAGGAGTTTGAGAGTCTGGTAAATTACAGTGCGGGTTTGTTGCCTTGCTTACACAGAGCTCTGGCTTCCTCCCCTCAGGCAGTATGATGGTGGAGTTGGAGGAACATGTGAGCCAGCTGGAGAACTGGACAGATGGGAAAGGCCTCATTGTCCAGGGTGCTGCTGGAACCTTCTGCTCTGGATCAGACCTCAGTGCCGTCAGGGCCATATCTAACCCACAGGTAGGAAAGTAAAAGACACACCTCACAGcatctctcctcctgcctgtaTTTATGCCACAGTTAGTCTTATCCTAAAAGACCGAATCTTAAATTTGATGATGATCACAGTCTATATTGCATTGTGTATTGTTATTGTACATCTGTTTTGATCTCATTTCAGGGTTTGCACTCTATcttaaaaagtgtaaaatatctaaaatgcaATAATCTGAATCTTGGGCCTTAAGATGTCttaaatacattaatatattaCATACTAGATCTTAATGACTTTTAGGTAGTTCTTGATTATGTTGAGGTTAATTTAAAGCTTAAAGACTGATATTCCTCAATATCTGTTGTAGTTGACATAGGTCTTAAATTTGAtccattatggtcttaaaaatgTCGTAGAAATCgtaaatttaactttttataaCCTGCAGAAAGTAACcctgatatttattttagattctgttcatattttatttcttacttCTTCATATCCCCTTGTGCTCCTACTTTTTTGTGCTGCTGCGTTAAATTGAATTTCCCTACCTGGGGATCAATAAAGGTATatctcatctcttctcttctcttctcttctcttctcttctcttctcttctcttctctctctttttgtattGTGAATTTACTATGGAGGATCAATAATGGTCCATCTTATCTattcttatctcatctcatctcatgtTTGATGAGTCCCTGCCTGATGTCATCGACAGTACATAACAGTATTcagtcatagcgccacctactggcaacaagAAGTATGCCTCATGTCCGGGTCATGCCATTTACATGCAATTTTCCTGGTCTAGATGTTATACATGGCAACAAAATGCATGTTTGGTGCTCTTACTCATCTGTGCAGTGTTCGCTGGTAGCTTCAGCACACAGCTGTGTCAACCTGCATCCGACCTGCTCCCCCAACATGCACGGGGGGTGCATCGGCCcgttcttatcttatcttttgtCTCATAGGATGGGATGAAGATGTGTATGTTCATGCAGAATGCTCTTACAAGGCTGCTCAGGTAAAGgctcttgttttcttctggtgTACTGgtctaattaattaattaattaattaattaacaaaagcagcagcatccaGTGTGGAGTTTCTCTGTTATGTGATCTGCTGCTCAGCCTGGTGACAGAATAGTTTTCTCAGTGCAGGCTGCCTCTGATGACTGTTGCTCTGGTGGAGGGGAGAGCGCTGGGAGGAGGCGCAGAGTTCACCACTGCCTGTGATTTCAGGTAATGATCTTTACAcaagtgaataaaaaacacttaaatgtgttttacttaCAATTTTCCTTCCAAAGATTGCaaataactttaattaatttatctGTAATCACTCAAGATTAATGGCATCTGGCAGCGTCATCCAGTTTGTCCATAAACACATGGGACTGGTCCCGGGCTGGGGCGGCGCCGCGCGACTGGTCCACATTGTTGGAAGCCAGAATGCACTAAAGCTGCTGGGTGGCGCTCTGAAAGTGGACCCAGAATTTGGACTGCAGATCGGACTGGCAGATGGAGTCCTGGAGGACCCCCGGGCAGAGGAGGGGGCAGGGACTCCCCTCCAGCAGGCCGAGAAGTGGCTCAGCAGTTATGTAAAAGGACCCGCTGCTGTGATTCAGGCTGTGAAGAAGGTGGTGTTGTCGGGGAGAGAGCTCCCTCTGTCCGAGGCTCTGAGGACTGAGAAGGACGTATTTGGGACAGTGTGGGGGGGCCCGGCAAACCTGCAGGCGCTTGCCAGcaaatccaaacacaaatgAATTGGCCAAAGTGTTTCCTCTGTATATTTACAGAATCTCAGAAGAGCAGATCATCTAGAAACAGATAATAATGATTTGTCTTCGTTGGCCggtggaaaaaggaaaataaactatttaaaattaaatgacaTTCATTACTGCCTCTGTTGTCGATGGGACTGCTTATTATGACAAATGACAAGTGCAGGAGCTGAGACATGAGAGCATTTGATCAGTGACGCTTCCTGTGCTCCTCAGAAGGTCACATTTCCTGGGTCGTGAAGTCGTCGTTCCAACttcagtgtgttcatgtgttataaatgtggaaaaataatgaaagctgtaaactaaatgtGTGGTATTTACGTGTGTAGAGCACTTAAACAAAACTTCTTTCCATATAAACATCATataaagagcaaagaaaaaggatcaggtgTGGCAGGTATATACATAACTTATATGTGCATGTtaatcgtaaaaaaaaaaggtgttggATATAAAGTCTGGTGTTCGGTGTGAGTGATGGAAATACAGTTTGCAAATGATAAAAGTAACATATTAGCAGACTTTCCTAATTGTCGCTCCAACTGAAGATGGCATTTATGTGAAAGTTGCCCGTCGGAAACCGATTTTTCCGATTATTCTGATACCACGTGAACGCACAATTaaaatgtgccttttttttttatcaaagtaAGATAAGATAGACTTTATTGTCCCAGTGAAAATGTTGCCTCGGACGTCAGTGTCAAAAACACTAATACATTCGTCCCTCACACATCTACACGGATCAACTATACACATCATGGAATATAAAACCACAGAGTGTTTAAAACTCTACACTACTGTAGGTTTCAATAAATTTTAGGTATGAATAAAATCTTGTTTCTTTGATTCTGCATACACTGATGCTATATAAGGACTTATTTTGTTTAGATTTGACCCCTAAATGAACGTATGTCTAACAAGAATATGCTGACTCCTTCCATGGCTGTAATCTAATGTAGAGCGTTGTGATGGATGAAAAGAAGGACCTACAGTGAAGGACATTCCCCATCTTCTAAATCCTCTCTGTCCCCATCAGTCGAGCTGTCTCACCTCCAGCCCCACTGAGAAATATGATCCTGGCAATGATTAGATCCTGACAGGCTGAGCCGGACTGAAGCAGACGgagagcagcggcagcagatAGATACTGTAGATACTGATGAGGCAAAACAAGCATGAGGCAGCAGCTTCGTTCTGCAGGATGAAGAGTAATACTGCTGCACTTATGTCCACTTTAtacttttataatttgtatACGTTGTAGGTTGGAGCATTACTCAGATGATTGTCCACACGCTGGCTCTCATCTATTCTTTGACAAATGCTTAAACACAGggcataaataaaacattattcttTGTAAGGTGTAGCAATAATGTGTGGGGTTATTTTCCATTACAGCAAATGAGGCACTGCAGAAGCACTAACGTGTACAGACAGAGGTGACATGAACAGGACATCTCCGCAGAAACTGCCAGGCCTTTACATCCTGTTCCCCCTCCAGAGGTCATGTTTCCTGGCAAGACGTCCAGCTGGAGAGCTAATGGCTGCTGGGGTCTGAATACTAAACCCGTACAAGGTGAGCGAGGGGGAGGCAAGAACTGGCACCATTAGGATATAAACACTCATAAAGTCTCCAACGAACAAAGATGAGGCTGTGAGGGCTTCTTCCTTGTCACGTTATTTTCATCGTGTTTTTATCAGTTCTTCGGGAAAACACAAGCTCTTCTTCTCCACGTGTCATGTGCTTTGTTATTTGATGTAATGATATATGATATACTTAGTGTTGAGGAATTTCTGACCATCCTCAAATaatactgtatatgccactatatatattatattacattatatctgtacaggagaatagtgcctgtctaattccacagatactcccttctctctctcagcagtaccaaaggtcaggttatagataaaggaccaactaacagtacattgtagtgtctacactcagggactttcatatctaactcagatgtgcccagacagagagacaccaactcTAACtgttttgcgtatttcaccagtggcaagacgtcaggacacaatgtgatttaggaatgcatactttgACTTAactgtccaataggatgcaaCAGACGTGTaacagagagtgacagcaattctagccattcatggaggtgctgttagaatgggtgacgcaagtagagggagatactgggatgctgtgggagacatcttcagacttgggggtgacaattgctcatgttactctgtcagcgtttgtatattgtttcaccttctggtctccttgatgcatcaagtctacataaaatcttctgcataagacatcagctgctgcctaagttctcctttcaccagcttccaggaaacttctaTAACACTTAACTCTCTCATCCAGTGGGAGGACTGAGGTTGTTTCAATTGAAACAAATATGAactattacctttgacagtCCTTCCTATGTAGCACTTAAAACAGATATATTCTTAGATAAAACTAAACTGACATGCAGCCTGTCACATAGtaacagaacaaaaaacacagagacaaaaggcACAGCCATATCTTTTAAGGATGATGAAATGACACAATTTATTCTTAAATTACAAACCAGGTAACAAAAAACAAGTTGCCAAGCAAAGAACTGTTACACAAACTTTATTTCTCAGGGTGAAAAGTCTAAAAGCTGATGATGTAAGCAtgtaagaaatataaaaataacataactGGAAATTTCTGCCCGACGGCCAAGAGCCGCAGCATGTTTTTGTTCTCCTAATTGCCTCAGACGTCAAACGTAAAAGAATTTACAACCGTAACGgaatttttttcaaaaacatttactcAAACTGAAGTGAACCccaaaaatattaattttcaaCATCTTGCTGACCAGTAGTGTTTAAATAACTCTCTcttcaaacatgcacaaatcACAAAACTTTAGAGACACCAATTGAGAATACTTTTATTCAGGGACCATGAGAATACTAATGAGGTCCAGAGCTtcttaaagaaaaacactgatacTTCACATTGAAATGTCAATTATTTAAAGCTGGGGAAAGTTAAAATTAATTTGATATGTACATCTATTATGCACATTCAGTTAAAACAGGGGTCATCATCTCTACAGATTTTAGACTTTCACAAAGCTGCCGATGAATTGACATTAAGGAAGAACCAGGCGCAGCCAGCCATACATTACCTCTGTGAGTTACATTACTATgttgtaaaaacatggtgtgGGAAATTGAAGTACCCATGTAGCTTAAGAGCATCATAAAGCACTGTActtctgtttcctttcttcACCTTTAACCACCAAACCACAATCTGCTCTGAAATGACAAACTTTGTTAATAGTTGAGAACTTAGAGGAAACAAACCTCATAATCAGTTCAATCTGAAGTAAGGAAGTTATTTAGGCAGAGGTTGGGAACAATTCATTAAGGATTAACTTCTTTCGGAGACTAGTCAGATGACCTTGAGCTCCAACAAGCCTGCTTCTGCTTGCTATGTTAGCGGAGAGAGTTAAAAGTGTAGATGATTAAGAATGCAGCCGTTCACGACAATGTAAAATGACACAGCTCCGTTTCCATGAGTAACATCCCCCATTTATACCTTCTTTCACTGCACGTCACAGATCAGGGTGGGACTCTCACAGGCCTTCTGGGTGATAGATCATATatttaaacacaacattatCTAGGTTGTTGCATTACTTTCATCTTTATATCTCCACTTGTCTGGGATGTAAGATGAACATACCTGATATGCCTACATCCAAATGGTTTAAAGTGAGCAACCGGATGGCAGTTGAACACCGCAGTTCAAAACAACATGCTGTATTCATCTGCATGTTTACCAAGCTGTAGCTCATGTCTCAGTACAATGATCAGTGTTTGAAAGTGAAACCCAACATTGCTTCTACTGGCTGGGTAAACATGAGATGAGATTTACAAACAACTCATACAGATTGATTCAGATTATTGTGAGCCAAAATATTTGCCAGCTAAAATTTTGTTGTTTACCTAAAAACAtgatcttgtttgtttttgaaagagTACATTTCCTACCCACATCCACCCACATCCAATCTGTGACTGAGTGAAGGACATAAAGCCAGGAATAAATTAGTGGAATGGAACAGTTACAGTGAAGACTTCACACTTCAGTCACTGTACACTGGCCATCAGGCATTCTGGACCTTCCATTGCTACTGgacgagagagaggaagacTCTGCGCCAGGAGGGGCTCTGTCCCCTGGATTCAGTCTTTGCCTCTGTGGCCTATCTTCCCAGGGCTCTGCACGCTCTCCATctcccccttcctcttcttcatcctcctcttcctcatcatcgcTCCAGTCTCCGGAGCCAGACTCGTCCACAGATGTGAGAGGATCAGAGGACCTGGAGGGtgaggcctcctcctcctcatcttcctcctctccttccccagGCTCAGACCGCTCAACAGAGGGTGTGGGCCCGGGACTGATTTGCAGCTGGGAGAGGGCATCCTCCAGAGATGGGCTAGTGCTGGTGCCAGGCTGACCTCCAAGGGAGGTAGGAGGTCTGGCTGGGGCTGGAGGGGCAGTTAGAGTAGAGGAGATACCTGTAACTGGCTGTTGTGCACCTGCTACTGTGGTATCAGCCCCATCAGCAGAGTTTTCTCGACCTGCTGCCCCAATGGCTCCTGTAACAACTTCAGTGTCAAAACGCAGTCCAGCCACACCCTTTTTTGGGATATCCAAAACGTCCCTCTTCATCTTCCGTCTACGACCATGCTCATTGCGCCTGTACTGCACCATGTTCTCCAAGTCAGCTACATACAAAAAACCAGCAATTAGCATTTCAGCTGTTTTCTTGCCCTTGGAGAAAGCGTCCTCCAGCTCACGGCTGGTTCGCTCATCATACTGCCACCAACCGTTACGGCCCTCATAATACCAGGCATGATCGCTTGCTGTGCCACCTCGACCTCCCGCCGATGCTTTCAGCTCCTCAGGAGAGAGCAGTGTAGGCCGTTCCAGGAAGTCATCAGGTACTTCCTGTCTGCAGAGAGCACAGCGTTTGCTCTGCCAGGATGCTCCcttcacacacaggaaacagaagacATGATGGCATGGCAGCTGG encodes the following:
- the echdc1 gene encoding ethylmalonyl-CoA decarboxylase — encoded protein: MALWALRQQLLRSSSSCGAWGRLLQRQSSGCVYSNIHGYDQLEVREKLQAFPGGSIDLLKQDSGVAVLTINHPTRMNALSGSMMVELEEHVSQLENWTDGKGLIVQGAAGTFCSGSDLSAVRAISNPQDGMKMCMFMQNALTRLLRLPLMTVALVEGRALGGGAEFTTACDFRLMASGSVIQFVHKHMGLVPGWGGAARLVHIVGSQNALKLLGGALKVDPEFGLQIGLADGVLEDPRAEEGAGTPLQQAEKWLSSYVKGPAAVIQAVKKVVLSGRELPLSEALRTEKDVFGTVWGGPANLQALASKSKHK
- the LOC117776388 gene encoding E3 ubiquitin-protein ligase rnf146-like, whose protein sequence is MASCGEVDHSVSSLPSSKKGSNSGGGSGNSADSSCSGSSTSSPALPVPECAICLQSCVHPVQLPCHHVFCFLCVKGASWQSKRCALCRQEVPDDFLERPTLLSPEELKASAGGRGGTASDHAWYYEGRNGWWQYDERTSRELEDAFSKGKKTAEMLIAGFLYVADLENMVQYRRNEHGRRRKMKRDVLDIPKKGVAGLRFDTEVVTGAIGAAGRENSADGADTTVAGAQQPVTGISSTLTAPPAPARPPTSLGGQPGTSTSPSLEDALSQLQISPGPTPSVERSEPGEGEEEDEEEEASPSRSSDPLTSVDESGSGDWSDDEEEEDEEEEGGDGERAEPWEDRPQRQRLNPGDRAPPGAESSSLSSSSNGRSRMPDGQCTVTEV